A region of the Thioploca ingrica genome:
CAAGTTTTTCCTGGGTTACATTTAGCGGTGAACGCCCTGCTTTCTAAAGAAAAAATGTCAGTGATAACCACTTTACAAAAGGGTTTAGCAACCCCTGAACATAAGGCATTTGTTGAACATTTATCTCAAACTGGTTGATAGGTCATGGGATACCACGAGTATTCCTAAGTGCTGTTCTTGCGCGGTCATGCGTAATTCCAGTAATCCGGATAAAATTTTTACAAAAAATAGATTAAATTATTATGGCAGTTACAAACGACGTACAACTAGGCAATCATGTCAAGATATTTCACCCCGACTTGGTCAATCTTTATGGTTGTGTGATAGGTGATGAAACTAAAATTGGAACTTTCGTTGAAATTCAAAAAAATGTGGTCATCGGTTCTCGTTGTAAAGTTTCGTCACATACTTTTATTTGTGAAGGGGTCACTATTGAAGACGAAGTTTTCATCGGTCATGGGGTTATGTTCACCAATGATCTTTATCCACGAGCCACTAATGCAGAAGGTCATTTGCAAACTGAAACCGACTGGCAAGTGGTGCCAACTCAGGTGAAACGTCGTGCCGCTATTGGTAGTAATGCGACTATTTTAGCGGGGATTACCATTGGTGAGAATGCGATAATCGGTGCGGGAGCGGTTGTCACTCAGAATGTACCTGATTATGCCATAGTCGTTGGTGTTCCGGCTCGTCAGATAGGTGATGTGCGCCATAAAAAAATGGATTAATAATCCTTTAGTTGGTTTTCAAGCTGAATCCTTCAACCGAGTTGCTTCAAAAACACTTTAGAATTACGTTGATAATTGTACAAACTTTGCCGTGAAACGGGAAGTAAGGTTAAATCTGCTGGAACAAATCCCCGTTCCCGAAACCAATGTGCGGTATGGGTGGTAAAAACAAACAGGTGAGTAATTCCGAGTTGCTGAGCTTCGCGTTCTAAAAAAGCCAGTAAGCTATCCCCCCGGTTAGCACCGCGATAATTAGTATGGACTGCAAGGCAAGCTAACTCGGCCATTCCTTCGGCTAAAAATGGATAGAGGGCCGCACAGGCAATAATCATCCCATCTCTTTCTTGTACCATGAAGTAGTTAATTTCCACTTCTAATTTTTCCCGGGAGCGGCGGACTAAAATACCGGCGGCTTCTAAAGGTTGAATTAATTCGAGGATGCCACCAACGTCATTTATCGTCGCTTTACGAATATGTTCAAACGGATCAGTGCTGATCAGAGTTCCTACACCATCGCGACTAAAGAGTTCTAGTAATAAAGAACCTTCTATTTGCCGTGAAACTAAATGTACTCGTTGCACGCCTTGTTGACAAGCTTTTATGGCATTAATTAATTGTTTTTTATATTCAAAGTTAGGATTATGTTGCAACCAATCCTGTGCTTCTAACAAGGTTAATTGTCTGACTAATTGTCCATTGGGATTAAAAATACCGCCATGTTCGGTCAAGCAAATCCATTTAGCCGCACGTAAAGCTATCGCTACTTCAGTGGCGACTTCCTCGGTCAATAAATTAAAAGCTTCTCCGGTTGGAGAATAACCAATGGGGGCTATTAAGACAATACAGCCTTCGTCCAATCGGCGAGTAATCGCTGCCGTATCAATTCGGCGAACTTCCCCACTGTAGCAATAATCTACGCCATGACGTATTCCAATCGGGCGAGCAATAATAAAATTACCTGACGCGGTGCGAATATCAACTTCGGAACTCGGATGATTGGTTAATCCCATTGATAATAAACTTTCAATTTCAATGCGGACTTCGCCACAAGCTGATTTGACACAACGTAAAGCCACTTCATCCGTCACTCGAATATTCTCTACATAGCGTGAAGATACCCCTTGAACTTGTAAGCCAGCTTCGATTTGAGGGCGAATACCATGTACTAAAACTAAGCGAATTCCAAGACTGCTTAATAAGGCAATATCATGGATAAGATAAGCAAAATGAGGACTTTGGACCGCTTCGCCCCCAAAAGAAACCACAAAAGTACGTCCACGGTGGGTATGAATATAAGGTGAGACCTGACGAAACCATTCAACAAAATATTGTTGAGAATTTTTTGCTAAACTATTTTTATAAACTATGCTAGTCATATAGTTTGGAAAAAACTGGATTTCTCTTCATGGGCTGCGGAATTAAATATTTTTATGTCTAGAGTTGATTATCGATAAAAAACGGTTTAGTCTTTTTATTAATGGTATTCAATTATAAAGTTAAACATAACAAAATAATTTTATTATACCATTATCCCAGCACAGATGTACCCACTTTTGATGGGAAAGGATGGAAAATATGGCAATCAAAACTTCAATATCGGCAAAACCTCGTATTTGTTATCAACCGAATGATTCAGTTCATTCTCCTTTCAGAGAAGAAAATCTGCGTCTAAAAACGGATATTTCCCGCTTAAAAATTGAAAAGAGCCAACTGAAAAAAGATAATTCCCGGCTAAAGGCGGAGAATACCCAGTTGACAGAAATCATTTCCCAACTCACCCGGGAAAATGCACAGTGGCGAGATGAATTAAACTCTATTCGTGAAGAATTAGAGGAAGAAAGGGCCATCTCTGAACAAAAAGACATTGAAATGGCTAGAGATAATGCTCTTTATCATCTGTTAGAAGAGGAACATTTGCGGTTGCAATTTGAATAAATAAACCACCGGATTTTCTACTTCAAACCACTTATGGAATGAAGGGGAAAAAAGTCGATTGAGTAGAGTAGATAGGAAGGAACCCTATCTTCTTCTCTCCCCTACAAAAATGTTAATTAAGTAGCTAGACAAAAGTGTTTAATTAATTGAGTTAAAATATTAATCATCGGTTGTAATTGATTAAGCGCAATAAATTCATTAGGTTGATGTGCCTGAGCAATATTTCCTGGACCGAGGATGATGGTATCCATACCGAGTGCCTTTAAATAGGGTGCCTCAGTTCCAAAGGCAACCGCTTGGGCAGAACATTGCGTGAGGTGTTCAGCGACTTGCACCATTTCGGTGTGAGGGGGTGTTTCCATCGCTTCAATACCTTCAAATAGAGGCACAAATTCTACCTGGAGCTGACTTCCCGTTAAAACTTGTTGAACCCGCTGGTGAAGCAAGGCACGTAATTCCTTGAGTGACATCCCGGGTAGCAACCGTAAATCCAGGTGCAATTCGCAGTCAGCGCAAATGCGGTTAGGACTATCACCCCCCTGAATATGTCCTAAATTTAAAGTCGGGACCGGTACGTCGAAGAGTGAATCGTGATAATTGGCCTGTAATTCTTGACGCCATTGCAATAACTCACCGATAACTTGATACATGCCTTCTAACGCACTCTGACCCGCTTGGGGATTACTCGAATGAGCTGATTGGCCATGTACGCGAATCGCTTCATTGAAAATCCCCTTGTGCATTCGCACTGGACGTAATTGAGTTGGTTCACCGATAACCGCACACCGAGCCTGGGGACGCCCCAATTGCAATAAGGCACGAGCACCAGCCATATCACTTTCTTCGTTAGCCGTTGCTAACAGAATTAAAGGGTGTTGCAACTCTTTACCGGTAAATTGAGCCGCTGCCGTTAGTGCCAGCGCAAAAAAGGATTTCATATCGGCTGTTCCTAATCCATATAACCGATTATCCATTTCAGTGACCTGGAAAGGATCAGTTTGCCAGCGATTGATATCGTAAGGAACGGTATCCGTATGCCCGGAGAGGACTAAACCACCCGTACCACTACCTAAAGTCGCTAATAGATTAAATTTGCCAGGGTAATTGGGCACCGGCAAAATTTCTACATTAAACCCTAAGTCTTGACACCAATTAGCTAATAGCTCAATGATGACTTGATTACTTTGATCGTAGGCTGGAGTGAGACAACTCATTGAAGGTATAGCAATTAATTCATTAATTAACGTGAGAATGGAGGGAATTTTAGCAGTCATAAATTCTCTAGGGTTGAAAATGGGAAACAATAGACCAACATTGGGAAAAGTCACCAGCAAGTTGTTTTTGCCATTGACTATCAAAAAATACTGTTTTAGCAAATAAACGCTGTGGATGACATTTGATTCCACCCTTTACCTTCGGGTGAGCAAAGGGAGTAAGCAGTAAACCAAGTATTTTCATTCAAATTGATACAAAGGAATTTGTTTCATGGAACATACATTACCAGTCCTACCCTACGAACTCAATGCTTTAGAACCGCATATCTCCAAAGAAACCCTAGAATATCATTATGGGAAGCATCACCAAACCTATGTGACTAATCTCAATAATCTAATTAAAGACAGTGCCTTTGCGGATATGTCACTGGAAGAAATTATTAAACAATCTTCCGAAGGGGTTTTTAATAATGCCGCTCAAGTTTGGAACCACAGCTTTTACTGGAACTGTTTAAGCCCCAAGGGAGGTGGACAACCCACGGGTAAATTGGCTAATACCATCAATAGCACCTTTGGCTCCTTTGACAAATTTAAAGAAGAATTCACTAAAAAGGCCATAACCACTTTTGGTTCGGGCTGGGCTTGGCTAGTCAAGAACTCAGATGGTACTCTAGCTTTGGTTAGCACTAGCAACGCGGGTACGCCAATGACTTCTAATCAAACCGCTTTGTTGACCTGTGATGTATGGGAACATGCTTACTACATTGACTACCGCAATGCTCGTCCGAAATATGTTGAAGCCTTTTGGAATCTGGTTAACTGGGATTTTGTTGCCCAAAAGCTGGGTTAAAGCAATTTAGCCAACAACAGATAGATTGAAGTTAGTGTTTAACACGTAGTGATTCTAACGAGGTTGTAACAAGGAGTTGTCACCCTTTGGTTAGCATCACTACGGGTTTAACGCTACCGATCCTGCCAAAAACGAATTATTCTTGACGATAGCCAAACGGTATGATTAAAATAAAACTCGTTTGCCAGAAATGATTTTAAGTTTAAATCAAGGTGTTTTTTTACCATTTATTCTAAACACACATAAGGAATATACCATGAAATTAACAAAGATTCTTGGTTTAGCAACGATAGCTTGGGTAGGTTATAATTCTAATGTTATAGCGGCAGAAAGTGCTACTGTAGCCGAGGTACAGGATAAAGTTAAAGCAGCCGCTGAAGCGATAGCCAAAGCGGAAGATAAAAAAGCCGTATTGGCAGAATTTGACGGTAAAAATTCCAAATGGGCATGGAAAGACTCTTATGTCTTCGTCGTTGACTGTAAAGCAGACAAGGCTATTGCTCATCCGACCCTCGCCGGCAAGCCCATTATGGATTTAAAAGACAAAGCCGGTACTTTGGTGATGGGAGGTGATAAAGGTTTATGCAAAGCGGCTGAACAAGCCGATGGTGGTTGGACTGCTTATATGTGGGCTAAACCGGGTAGTTCCGAAGCCGCTAATAAAGTATCTTTTGCGATGAAGGTAAAAGGGACAGATTATGAGGTCGCTGCCGGCGTCTATGCAGATAAGAAAGTGAAAGACTTCAAACTGGTAGAATAGCCCTTAATCAGCAAAACGCAGGTCGGGTCGCGCTGTGCAAAACCCAACCTCAAACTCAGTTGGTGAATGTTTCAGAACTAAGCTCGGCTTGATGTGTCTACTTCGTAAGCCGAGCTTAATTAACCAACATTCCTAATTAAAAATAGAACTCAATCAAGCATACCCACCAAATTTAGATTTATATTTCAATTATCCTCTTCTTCCCAATCGTCATATTCAGGATACTGTTGTGGGGGTTCACCCTGTTTTTCTAATAATTGGATGCACTCCTGCTCAGAAGGTACGATCTCTTCTAATAAGATCTGGAATTCCCAATGATCCCCAAAATCGTAGATAAAAACTAATTCATCACCCGTATCCAAGCCGAGTTCACCAATTTTGGTTTCATCGGTAAAGGGCATTTCTTCCAGATAAGCATGATTTAAACGAATTTCCCTACCAAAGTGGTTTCTATATTCAAAGCAATACAGGTGATCGTCATCAAATTCAAAAGCCTCTAGAATAAGCTGAGCGAAGTTATCCCAAGTTAAAGTTCCAGGGATATTAAAACGTCGCCAAGCCTTATGTAGAAATACTTTAAACAAATATTGACCCGGTTGAAATTTAGGTTTCGGTAGTTGCAGCGTATTTTGCCAAGCTGGAAAATCAATTTTGAACAGTTCCTGCAACACTCCGAATTGAGGTAATGCTTCTATCTGCTCGGTATCGTCTAGAAAAAATCCTAAAGTGTGCTCAAGCAACTTCTCCAAGTTGGAATGGTTTACCTCAAATAGTTGTAGGTACATTGCTTGACCTAATGGCGTAATTTGGATTTTACGGATACGCCAGCCTTGTCCAATTTCAGGTTGGCCATGTTGAATAGTAACCAAGCCAAACAATTCCATCAGGGCAATGGTTAACGTATCTAAACCATAGAGAGCTGACTTTTGGCTTTTCATTTCTGGGAAATGTAAACTTTCAGCCAGCAGTTTCTCTGCTATTTTTTTAAGGTCAGATAAACCAAAAAATGGCGAGTATTCACCAATAACTTCGGCGTTGCTATAGATTAACCAAGCTTCAAGTAAAGTAAAATAACGTTCGGTGAAGTTTAAGGTTTGCCAAGATTGTTGTACGGGTTCATTTTTCACCAAGCGACGTTTTTTACCCACATTTT
Encoded here:
- a CDS encoding acetyltransferase — translated: MAVTNDVQLGNHVKIFHPDLVNLYGCVIGDETKIGTFVEIQKNVVIGSRCKVSSHTFICEGVTIEDEVFIGHGVMFTNDLYPRATNAEGHLQTETDWQVVPTQVKRRAAIGSNATILAGITIGENAIIGAGAVVTQNVPDYAIVVGVPARQIGDVRHKKMD
- a CDS encoding cache domain protein; amino-acid sequence: MKLTKILGLATIAWVGYNSNVIAAESATVAEVQDKVKAAAEAIAKAEDKKAVLAEFDGKNSKWAWKDSYVFVVDCKADKAIAHPTLAGKPIMDLKDKAGTLVMGGDKGLCKAAEQADGGWTAYMWAKPGSSEAANKVSFAMKVKGTDYEVAAGVYADKKVKDFKLVE
- a CDS encoding superoxide dismutase, yielding MEHTLPVLPYELNALEPHISKETLEYHYGKHHQTYVTNLNNLIKDSAFADMSLEEIIKQSSEGVFNNAAQVWNHSFYWNCLSPKGGGQPTGKLANTINSTFGSFDKFKEEFTKKAITTFGSGWAWLVKNSDGTLALVSTSNAGTPMTSNQTALLTCDVWEHAYYIDYRNARPKYVEAFWNLVNWDFVAQKLG
- a CDS encoding N-acetylglutamate synthase, with amino-acid sequence MTSIVYKNSLAKNSQQYFVEWFRQVSPYIHTHRGRTFVVSFGGEAVQSPHFAYLIHDIALLSSLGIRLVLVHGIRPQIEAGLQVQGVSSRYVENIRVTDEVALRCVKSACGEVRIEIESLLSMGLTNHPSSEVDIRTASGNFIIARPIGIRHGVDYCYSGEVRRIDTAAITRRLDEGCIVLIAPIGYSPTGEAFNLLTEEVATEVAIALRAAKWICLTEHGGIFNPNGQLVRQLTLLEAQDWLQHNPNFEYKKQLINAIKACQQGVQRVHLVSRQIEGSLLLELFSRDGVGTLISTDPFEHIRKATINDVGGILELIQPLEAAGILVRRSREKLEVEINYFMVQERDGMIIACAALYPFLAEGMAELACLAVHTNYRGANRGDSLLAFLEREAQQLGITHLFVFTTHTAHWFRERGFVPADLTLLPVSRQSLYNYQRNSKVFLKQLG
- a CDS encoding acetylornithine deacetylase, with the translated sequence MTAKIPSILTLINELIAIPSMSCLTPAYDQSNQVIIELLANWCQDLGFNVEILPVPNYPGKFNLLATLGSGTGGLVLSGHTDTVPYDINRWQTDPFQVTEMDNRLYGLGTADMKSFFALALTAAAQFTGKELQHPLILLATANEESDMAGARALLQLGRPQARCAVIGEPTQLRPVRMHKGIFNEAIRVHGQSAHSSNPQAGQSALEGMYQVIGELLQWRQELQANYHDSLFDVPVPTLNLGHIQGGDSPNRICADCELHLDLRLLPGMSLKELRALLHQRVQQVLTGSQLQVEFVPLFEGIEAMETPPHTEMVQVAEHLTQCSAQAVAFGTEAPYLKALGMDTIILGPGNIAQAHQPNEFIALNQLQPMINILTQLIKHFCLAT